The Rheinheimera mangrovi genome contains the following window.
GCACACCCCAGCCCTATGATTCTGCAGCGCAAATCCCAAATGGTACTGTAGTGGGAGTGATACTAGGTTATGAGTATGGGGATTTATACGAGCAGCATAAACACCGATTTCAATTGGTTCAGGTGTCCACTCACAGCCAGCTGATTGGTTTGCTCAATGGTGGTAAGCTGGATTTGGCGATATTTTTTGATGACGTACTGCGTTATTACCTGCAACAAGAAGGGAGCAAGGAAAACAATATTCAACGCGGTAAGCTGAACTATCGTAGCGAAATTTATCTGGCATTTAGCAAAGAGAATCCCCAAAGTAGTAAAAGAGCAGCAGCTCTGGATGCAGGTATCACTGAACTGAAAAAATCCGGTGTTTATCAGCAATTGCTGATGCGGATCAGATCCGGATCCCCTTAGCAAATCTTACAAAAGGACAGGCAGACAACTAAATGACTCCCTCAACTCACCCGCTGTTTTGGCGCAACCCAAGCTTACCTTATCTGGAGCTACGTTTGGTCCAGGATGGACGTAAGGTAACTTATGCACCTCATTCACATCAGCAGTGGTCTGTTGGCGCAATTCTGGCTGGGCAAAGTGAGTTTCTTTGTGCCGACCGGCTGCATTATGTGGAGCAGGGGGCATTGGTGGTGATGAACCCGGATCAAGTGCATGCCTGCAACCCACGCCAGAATTCGCCATGGGCTTATTACATGATGCATCTGGATAAAAACTGGTTAGCGGACTTTTTACAACAAGCAGGCATCAGAACCAGCGCTTTGTGGCGTGATACCAAAGTCGACACGCTTTGTGAAACAGCATTGTTTGAGAGCTTTGTGGTTTTGGCTGAACTTCTGATGTCGGCGCAGTATAGCTCTGCGGAAAAAGAACAAAAGCTAAAGGCTTACCTGGCCAGGTTGTTTTTACAGCTGGATCAGCAAAACCAGAGCACTGAGGATCTGTTACCCGCCAACCCTCTGTATAAGGTGGCTGCCTATCTGAGTGAACATTGTCAGGAAGACAGGGCAATAGACAGTATCAGCGCTGAATTTGGTTACAGTGCAGGCTATCTGGTTCGGGCCTTTAAACGCCATTTTAATATGACACCTCATGCCTACAGGTTAAACCGGCGGGTGCAGCTGGGGCAGCAGGCATTAAAACTGGGGCAGGCTATTTCAGCTGTGGCTCAAACTACAGGCTTTAGTGATCAGGCGCACTTTCAGCGGGTATTTAAACAACGGGTTGCAGCGACACCGGATCAGTATCGCCGCTCAGTATCTGAACAGGATTAGAGCAGGATCAGGATACAACTGGCAGCAAGTAACAACGCCAGCGTTTTATTCAGCATGCGCATTCTGGCCGGACTTTGCAAATAATGACGTAACACAATACCAGCCCAAAGCCATGCCGCCAGCGACAACCAGCAAATAGGCAGATAAAGACCCGCAAAT
Protein-coding sequences here:
- a CDS encoding substrate-binding periplasmic protein, which codes for MPIRIAAEDNWPPFSDHQGQGLSEQLVKAAFATQGYQISTVVVPYARALHSTRQGTTDACWNVTRQQNTEQEFTLHKIPLFTADSSFYYYRTPQPYDSAAQIPNGTVVGVILGYEYGDLYEQHKHRFQLVQVSTHSQLIGLLNGGKLDLAIFFDDVLRYYLQQEGSKENNIQRGKLNYRSEIYLAFSKENPQSSKRAAALDAGITELKKSGVYQQLLMRIRSGSP
- a CDS encoding AraC family transcriptional regulator, with protein sequence MTPSTHPLFWRNPSLPYLELRLVQDGRKVTYAPHSHQQWSVGAILAGQSEFLCADRLHYVEQGALVVMNPDQVHACNPRQNSPWAYYMMHLDKNWLADFLQQAGIRTSALWRDTKVDTLCETALFESFVVLAELLMSAQYSSAEKEQKLKAYLARLFLQLDQQNQSTEDLLPANPLYKVAAYLSEHCQEDRAIDSISAEFGYSAGYLVRAFKRHFNMTPHAYRLNRRVQLGQQALKLGQAISAVAQTTGFSDQAHFQRVFKQRVAATPDQYRRSVSEQD